One genomic window of Silurus meridionalis isolate SWU-2019-XX chromosome 22, ASM1480568v1, whole genome shotgun sequence includes the following:
- the tmem170b gene encoding transmembrane protein 170B isoform X2, whose translation MERCCCCCCWSIMAPKQPPLLPAMKRGNCAPSPSPPPPDSFSPSQGVAEMWYWVFLWCLFSSLFVHGAAGLLMCVMLQRHKRGRLITLVLISTGFLASIIGGVLTSAVVAWVYRVAGKDMAPLEALVFGLGQTTLTLLISFSRILATL comes from the exons ATGGagcgctgctgctgctgctgctgctggagcaTCATGGCCCCCAAGCAGCCTCCACTTCTCCCCGCGATGAAGAGAGGAAACTGCGCTCCTTCTCCTTCGCCGCCGCCACCAGACTCCTTCAGCCCGAGCCAGGGCGTCGCAG AGATGTGGTACTGGGTGTTCCTGTGGTGTCTCTTCTCCTCGCTGTTTGTACATGGAGCTGCAGGGCTGCTCATGTGTGTGATGCTGCAGAGGCACAAGCGAGGTCGCCTCATCACCCTGGTGCTCATTAGCACGGGATTCCTCGCCTCCATTATCGGAGGTGTCCTCACCA GTGCAGTGGTGGCCTGGGTGTACCGCGTCGCAGGAAAGGACATGGCCCCCCTGGAGGCGCTGGTGTTCGGGTTGGGCCAGACCACTCTCACCCTTCTCATTTCCTTCTCCCGCATCCTGGCCACTCTCTGA
- the tmem170b gene encoding transmembrane protein 170B isoform X1, whose protein sequence is MSGASPPSKATFCRLTKRGASPGVGGAGGTMSNDYSINLSVQRVLSLWVQGTVPTLQHFTEMWYWVFLWCLFSSLFVHGAAGLLMCVMLQRHKRGRLITLVLISTGFLASIIGGVLTSAVVAWVYRVAGKDMAPLEALVFGLGQTTLTLLISFSRILATL, encoded by the exons ATGTCAGGCGCGTCTCCTCCATCCAAAGCCACGTTCTGCCGGTTGACAAAGAGGGGCGCGAGCCCGGGGGTCGGCGGCGCCGGCGGAACCATGAGCAATGATTATTCTATTAATCTGTCGGTGCAACGCGTCCTGAGTCTGTGGGTGCAGGGCACCGTGCCCACCCTGCAGCACTTCACAG AGATGTGGTACTGGGTGTTCCTGTGGTGTCTCTTCTCCTCGCTGTTTGTACATGGAGCTGCAGGGCTGCTCATGTGTGTGATGCTGCAGAGGCACAAGCGAGGTCGCCTCATCACCCTGGTGCTCATTAGCACGGGATTCCTCGCCTCCATTATCGGAGGTGTCCTCACCA GTGCAGTGGTGGCCTGGGTGTACCGCGTCGCAGGAAAGGACATGGCCCCCCTGGAGGCGCTGGTGTTCGGGTTGGGCCAGACCACTCTCACCCTTCTCATTTCCTTCTCCCGCATCCTGGCCACTCTCTGA